The following nucleotide sequence is from bacterium.
ACGCGATCGACGCCGGCGTGCCGCCGAGCATCGCGGCGTCGATGGCCGAGGTGTTCGGCTGGGACGTCGAGATCGAGCGGCTCGATCCCGGCGACGAGTTCCGCGTCATCTACGAGAACATCTGGGAGGTCGGCCGCCAGAAGCCGCTCACCGGCCAGATCCTCGGCGCCGAGATCGTCACCCGCGGCCGGACCTACTCGGCCGTGCTGTTCGAGGACGACGACGGCAGCAACTACTACGCGCCCAACGGCGAGTCGCTCGCCCGTACCTTCCTGCGCTATCCGGTCGAGTTCACCGAGATCAGCTCCGAGTTCTCGTGGGAGCGCTTCCATCCCGTGCTCCACCGCACCCGCCCGCACCTGGGCGTCGATCTCGCTGCGCCGAGCGGCACGCCCGTGCGGGCGGCCGCGGGCGGCGCGGTGATCGAGGCGGGGCGCAGCGGCGGCCTCGGCATCGCCGTGCGTCTGACCCACGGCGACGGCGTCACCACGACGTACGGCCATCTCAGCGAGATCGCCCCCGGCATCCAGGAGGGCCGCACGGTCGAGCGCGGGCAGGTGATCGGCTGGGTCGGCGCGACCGGCCTGGCCACCGGTCCGCACCTCCACTACGAGGTCGCGCTCGACGGCGAGCAGCTCGATCCCATGCGTATCCGCCTGGCCCGCGACGCCGCGGTGCCGGCGCATCTCCGGCGCTCGTTCGAGCGCGTGCGCGGCACGGTCACGCAGCACCTGGCCGCTCTCCCCGAGACCGATTCGCCGGTGCGCGTGGCGCTGTCGCCCAGCGCCTGCCGCGCGGAGTAGGCCCCTGCGCTATCTCGACGGGCCCCGTCCCCGCCTCTTCGCCCATCGCGGAGCCTCGGGGACGTGGCCCGAGAACACGCTCGAGGCATTCGCGGCGGCGCTGACGTTCGGCGCCGATCGCCTCGAGCTCGACGTGCACGCCACGTCCGACGGTCACGTCGTCGTGCTGCACGACCCCGATGTCGATCGCACCACCGACGGCAGCGGCCCCGTCCGCACCATGACCCTGGCGCAGCTCCAGGCGCTCGACGCCGGCTGGCAGCACCGCGCGCCCGACGGCAGCCATCCGCACCGCGGCAAGGGCATCGTCGTGCCGACCCTCGACGCGCTCCTCGCGGCCCATCCCGGCGTCCCGCTCAACATCGAGATCAAGCAGGACGAGCCGGCGATCGAAGCGGCCGTCCTCGCGGTGCTCGACCGTCACGGCGCGCGCAGGCAGACGTTGCTCGCGGCCGAGCATTCCCGCATCGGGACGCGCATCCGCGCCGCCGCGCCGGACATGCTGACGAGCTTCTCGGCCGAGGAGGTCGCCGACTTCGTCGGCCGCCTGCGCGAGAACCGGTGGGAGGGCTACGTGCCCCCGGCCGTCGCGCTCCAGGTTCCGCCGGCCTGGGACGGGATGGAGATCGTCACCACGCCGTTCCTCGAGGCCGCGCACCGCTTCGAGCTCGAGGTGCACGTCTGGACCGTCAATCAGCCGGTCGAGATGCACCGTCTGCTCGAGCTCGGGGTCGATGGTCTCATCACCGACCTGCCGGCGGTCGCGATGGAAGTGATGCGCCGCCGCCGGCTGCGCTAGCGTCCCAGCGTCTCGATCGGCACGTCGAGCACGGGCCACTGCTCCCAGCCGTCGCAGTCGTAGTGCCACCACTCG
It contains:
- a CDS encoding glycerophosphodiester phosphodiesterase, whose translation is MHATSDGHVVVLHDPDVDRTTDGSGPVRTMTLAQLQALDAGWQHRAPDGSHPHRGKGIVVPTLDALLAAHPGVPLNIEIKQDEPAIEAAVLAVLDRHGARRQTLLAAEHSRIGTRIRAAAPDMLTSFSAEEVADFVGRLRENRWEGYVPPAVALQVPPAWDGMEIVTTPFLEAAHRFELEVHVWTVNQPVEMHRLLELGVDGLITDLPAVAMEVMRRRRLR
- a CDS encoding M23 family metallopeptidase, producing the protein MVRPVILILCVVAMCFPSLARASKSIRPSSKPAAKKLDPKKADPKKPAQKAAPAKAKTKASARETARKPVGKGPGKVAPKSAARKPAPRTSAGATARASAGRKATARTGTAWRRRYAGKSARRVVRAPEPPRFGSRGVIDEHVHVRRGDSVERLLYMRGIGVSTAREWLGAAEEVYDLRQIRPRRGLTLRFDRATRTLDSIRYEIDDSSLLVLEREDDGALEARVEALPYVREVQGIAGRISQGLRDDAIDAGVPPSIAASMAEVFGWDVEIERLDPGDEFRVIYENIWEVGRQKPLTGQILGAEIVTRGRTYSAVLFEDDDGSNYYAPNGESLARTFLRYPVEFTEISSEFSWERFHPVLHRTRPHLGVDLAAPSGTPVRAAAGGAVIEAGRSGGLGIAVRLTHGDGVTTTYGHLSEIAPGIQEGRTVERGQVIGWVGATGLATGPHLHYEVALDGEQLDPMRIRLARDAAVPAHLRRSFERVRGTVTQHLAALPETDSPVRVALSPSACRAE